A region of the Maniola jurtina chromosome 11, ilManJurt1.1, whole genome shotgun sequence genome:
aaacgagtggaaacgagtgacgaagagagccctgttaaagtgacgtttaaattttgaaatgttATTCGAGTAATTTTATATATTGTTTTGTTTTCGTTAGTATATTAACTATGAAAATacattaaacaagtgtaaaagaaaaatttgtaacacccccgacaagtgaaggttacagtaactagaaaagagcggataactttcaaacggctgaaccgattttcttggagtatagctaagaacactctcgatcaagccacctttccaacaaaaaaaaactaaattaaagtcggctCATTACTTtgggagcttcgatgccacagacagatacacagatacacacgtcaaacttacaacacccctctttttgggtcgggggttaaaaaacctcAATATTTTACCAAAATTATTCTCTTTTATTTGGTGGCCAGCAAAACAAATTAGTTTTATGAAACAACCAAACCAGATTATGAACTCTGAAGATTGAATTAGTTCGCATTTTATGTGTACCTATGTTTTTGTAGTGCCTTTTAAGTAGGTTAAATGTTTCTTAGTGTTTCATGTGCATGTTTATGATAGtgtttatagatagatagagttCTAACTAAACCAAGTTGCCTAAAATCTGAACAGGTACGTCGCAAGGTGTTGTTATTGTTGCATTTCGACATGCACCCCTGTTTTGTTCCCCTTGTTTACTGTATATTGCCCTCTGTGATGCAAAGAGGATTCAAAACACAAGACGCAAATAATTTCGCAGCCGAGCGAAACACAAGTCTCGCTGTAGGAAGATGAAAAGTTGTGCATGTGTTTAAATTACTAATAGTGTGTTTAGTATGTAAGAAGAATCGCATTTCTTAACATTTCAACTTTCAttatgtgtttttttaaatagaaaactATCGTTAAGTGCACTGTAGTTCATACGTTTGAATTTCAAATGATTTTCCCACGTTAACggataaaaaccggtcaagtatgaGTCGGACCTTCAcgcgaagggtttcgtaccatcatacaagtaAACCTAACACATTTATGTAGAAAACTGCAAGTTAATGGCGGATTGCGCCATCTTTATGTaacttagtaaattaaatttttcgtgaacaaattttttttgtattgtaatcacaaattcacggttttcggatttttccctttatttgtgttatagtacctacctaactaagtacgtgccaaatttcatgattcaacgggaagtaccttataagttttgacagatacgacagatggacagacaggtAACAAAGTTGTCTTATAAGAGTTCcttctttccttttgaggtacgaaaccctaaataGGATCTTCGCGctttcgaaaaataaagaaagtgaGATTTTTTTATCTCCCTTCAATACGGTGTAAGATTGTAGTCCGAAAAAGGAGTCGCCTTGAACACAAAATATTCATTATAACACGGGGCTAATTAAAGAAAAGCTGATCTGAATATTTGATTACTCCAGCCAGAGGGTAATAAGCTAACCGCGGCTTGGCTCGGATTAATAATTCACGGATTGAACAATTGAATCTGCTCGCGATACCTGTATTAAATATGCAaattagttatttattcaaGTCGCACCACTTTCAGAGGGGAGTCTATGAAAACTTGGCGCTAATTTGCGCGACGTTCTTGTCATATTTGTGATGAGAAAATGTCGCAAATTCCCCGATTTTAGAATTTCATCTTACATGTTTAATGTCTCCAACCGTATGTATCTTGCTATTATtgaatagttattattttattccaatttGTTCATTTAGAATACTGAACTGGCTCATTTTCGCAAAGGATCGAGCCTGGCTGTCCTGCTCGGAAAtgtagccagtattcttggcaccattccacgtgagcatgatttgtacagtaataagataaggctagctttatgTTATTGTAAcaatttcacaaaaaaaaaccattgtaattaaataaaacttagaatataatcatcataatttaatattgtcatcatcataattTTGGTCAAACTTTTTATTTGCTATAACAAACGATTGAGTTTTCACGGCAGTTCATCTATAGAATCATATTATTGTATCCACACAttgtagaatgacagctacaatgtgacgatcgcaatcacctctaattggatgacgttcgctcactattggctacaatgcattgttgcaacaagaataccataaattcagttaATCACAACatttgcgattgtaataatgattgatgcaggatTTCGGGATTCAACCAGCTGATGTAGATACGTGCTGAATGTCACAAATATTTGGTTGTTATTCAATTCGTTTTGTAATAGGCAAAAGTTACAATTAACGTTATAAGTAATTCAACAAAAAATACTATAGAATTGAAACAACAACTTTAATAACTTGTATGAAAATATCAAAGCTAATTTACGTACATAACTACCCTACTACAATATTCCGAGCCGAAgctaatcaaaaattattaattgGAGAATATTAAACAATAGCAAGATATCGTTGCCACTGGGGAGACGtttaatttagattatttataATTTCGCGGCGAGTGGGCGTAGGCCAAGACGTCTACGAGCTAAtttccaaaataaatattagctcAATCAGACTCCTCGGGCCGTATTCGAGTCATTCAAGTCTACAGCGATGTTATTGTAACAACTTTGCCGTATTTAACATTCATTGGATTGGATATTGTTGTTTAAGGTCCTAGTGTTATGCCAATAGTATTACAGGATACAACCAAAAAcgaattaatattaataataatataatttaattagtatTAGTAAGCTGAGCCTCCAAATAGCGCCCACtagatttttgcctctatcgTTTGTATGGTAATGTAACAGAGAAAGCGTTATATCTACTTCTCTAGCGAGTAGAATTTTTGCGGGTAGAATAATATATATACTAAAAGCAGCTGAGACATCTATCCCTTGTACTTCATAGTCGAAGGAGATAttgttttcaataaattaagCGGACAAGCCCGTGCAAACAGCCGCCGGGCTCCGTCAACACAATTATTATACTCGGACAGCCACCCTTGTTGATAAACATGTACTAAATAAATTAACTGGACTTATTTACTTGCTTGCGATTCTACTGGAGAGAAATTTTTACTTTCAAGTTAATACTGTAGGTACTTCAAGTTTTTTGGAGAATCTAAATTTCTTATTTTCACAATCATACTAATGTTGTACGTGTgaaattatattaggtacctaactacctacctatatctgtctgtctgtttgtaaccTACCCGCCTGCtcgcttttcatggcccaagcCCATCCTTCCAAAgcgattttaatataatttaggtaatacagtcAGCTTGCATCCCGGCGAATGACATAGAATATTTTCtgtcgcggaaaatcaaagagttctcacgggattaaaAACCTAGTCCACACCGAAGAAAAAGCTTTTCAACGTTTTCAAAATGTAAGAGAAAGTCAAAATTAATGTCATGTATCTATACTCTTCACTAAGCTCCGGCAAGTCGTGAAAGCTTATAAAGTATTTGAAATGACGATAGAAAGATTGTCCGGCTCATTTGAATCGGCTCACTGCAGCACTAACTCAATACAAAAAAGAACCTGCTCTTACAAAACTCATATTTAAATTGTATCAGACCCAAGACTAGAAAGGCGTAAGTTActaacattttaaaattaaagccaAGGTTAAAGCTGAAATATTCCGTTTACTTTTGTTTCAGATTACTTAAACAAAAATGGGTACACGGCCCGCAGCAGCCGGTGCTCGTGCCAAGAAACAGAACCATGCGAACATTCCGTGCCCCATCGAGGACTGCGCACGCTTCACGTACGGAAAACTGCCCGACCACTTGACCAAGATCCACGGTCTGACAGGTGCAGAAAGAGACGCACTCAATGAGCAACAGAGAAAGAGATTTTTCAACGGAGAACTCTGCCAAGTGCGCTATTTGAAAGAAACGGCCATCCGAGACCTTTGGGGCGCCGATTACGACGATCCCAGGATTCGAGCAAAAATACACCAGAGCTACGGGCTTGTAAAAATTAGGATAATTCCATTGGCTGCTTCCCAACGTGCTCGTCCTCTCACAGAACAGGACGCCAACGTTTTAACAGCGTACAACGCGAGGACTGCTCCTCGACCTGCCCGTGTTCAAAGATCCAGAGCACGCCCAAGACCATATTCTATACCCGAAGCTAGTCCTGTCGAAAGGCGAATATCGAGCGAGTCGAGTGAGGAAGAAAACCCGCGTAACTCCCTCCCGCCATCACCTCCACCATCTTCACCCTCCTTACCACCATCTCCAGCACCGTACGAACTCCAACCAGTGGAAACACGCTTACGAGATATATTCGATTCCAAAATCGATGCAGGATACAAAGCGGTTATCGATGATATGAAGAAATCGATGACAATGGGGCGAACGCTCGGAACACGGAAACGCAAAGTTTACCGAACATATCGACGCTATGCGAAACGGTTGATTGCTTATTTGCATCGACAGCATTCGCCGTTGGCCTACGATGTGGACGTGCTTCTTTGTGGGGAGAGGCAAGTTTGCGCGTTCTTGGAAAGAATCAGTAGCGAGCATAAAACGAAAACTTTGCGGAACTACATAGTGGCTGCGATCAAATTGCTCGATTCTCGACTTTTTGCCATTGAGACTGATCCTGCAAGCAAAGAAAAAGTTGCCTCTATGACGCGGGTGTACGATGTTCTACATGCACGGCTGAATGCCTGCGATAGGTTACTTGCTCAAAAAGAAACTGGCTGTGAAAAGGACACTCCTTTTGACAGCGGCGCAATGGAACAAAGTTTCAACGGAAGTTACGACGACCTAGTGTAAATAAGTGACACTAACAATCACTAATTTTTGTCGTGTTTTAGCGTcgaactgtattaaaaatacgttgtaaattttattct
Encoded here:
- the LOC123869321 gene encoding uncharacterized protein LOC123869321 encodes the protein MGTRPAAAGARAKKQNHANIPCPIEDCARFTYGKLPDHLTKIHGLTGAERDALNEQQRKRFFNGELCQVRYLKETAIRDLWGADYDDPRIRAKIHQSYGLVKIRIIPLAASQRARPLTEQDANVLTAYNARTAPRPARVQRSRARPRPYSIPEASPVERRISSESSEEENPRNSLPPSPPPSSPSLPPSPAPYELQPVETRLRDIFDSKIDAGYKAVIDDMKKSMTMGRTLGTRKRKVYRTYRRYAKRLIAYLHRQHSPLAYDVDVLLCGERQVCAFLERISSEHKTKTLRNYIVAAIKLLDSRLFAIETDPASKEKVASMTRVYDVLHARLNACDRLLAQKETGCEKDTPFDSGAMEQSFNGSYDDLV